One genomic segment of Litorilinea aerophila includes these proteins:
- a CDS encoding diguanylate cyclase: MGTIVLGGTLTAWYARQMDPTSGWLIAVTCGLAALLQIFKIEGATARTSYNLSWIVYGASFVLWGVPATIVVITVAHLVEWLWHRYLWYIQSFNIASFAITVAFAGAIFEQVKTLPGPTQLVDALALLSALAAFTVVNHLMVGLAVQLARGQSLSESGIFTMTTLAIDFGMLSLGASSAFIWMVNPYAVVLVLFVAYLLYRVIRLPALQRQTELDPKTGLFNARYLDSYLARELERARSLSRPLSIVMADLDLLREINNSYGHLAGDEVLKKVAQILQASARDVDVVARFGGEEFAILMPGTTADQAFIQVEAMRKAIEAAEFTISTHPAPIKATMSFGIATRNPTDELSAEELIHQADLAVYQAKHFGRNRTIVFGEEPLPTHTLLGVMGGVSEGTESTETASEPEPWPHSSFLHSPLFTRQEQQERAGQGWHRTGRPEGSPSAEMDSEEADGEKAPSFTPSARLLNVFVAGTAAVAGLLIIFFLREAGAPDWVGLLVFGLLAVLLEGMATDIYAKDTSVSTSVAPLIAGSLAFGPYGAILLSLVITAVAYIKHGARWSRLIFNFSNHTIASLLTIWLVSLLGRPLATWPLPIQLGMTLLASCLVYISTTGLVAVAVSLNTGHPVKRIWMERFRWLGPNYLVLGLVAYALIFSYATAGPSGTLIILVPLLMLQISQRQYIETTKAMIARLREINSQLRKQTEQVLTLNEDLLLALARSIDLRDPYVLEHSMHVARYAALIAETLGLPPERVELVRKAGLVHDIGKLAIPEAILFKPDRLTPEEYRIVKDHVTIGADLLKEFQALHQLVPFVRHHHERYDGTGYPDRLAGEEIPLEARILGLADAVEAMASDRPYRRGMSVEEILAEVERHQGTQFDPQVVQAFRKLVETHGPDLVVNSANTAYARTGEPIRQPWDEPYLMDMMTPSLSHRER, from the coding sequence TTGGGCACCATCGTCCTGGGCGGCACCCTGACCGCCTGGTATGCGCGTCAGATGGATCCCACATCGGGCTGGCTGATTGCGGTCACCTGCGGACTGGCGGCCCTGCTGCAAATTTTCAAGATCGAAGGTGCCACGGCCCGCACCAGCTACAACCTGAGCTGGATCGTCTACGGCGCCAGTTTCGTCCTCTGGGGGGTGCCCGCCACCATCGTGGTGATCACCGTGGCGCACCTGGTGGAGTGGCTCTGGCATCGCTACCTCTGGTACATCCAGAGCTTCAACATCGCCTCCTTCGCCATTACAGTGGCCTTTGCAGGAGCAATTTTCGAACAGGTTAAAACCCTCCCCGGCCCCACCCAGCTGGTGGACGCCCTGGCGTTGCTCAGCGCCCTGGCGGCCTTCACCGTCGTCAATCACCTCATGGTCGGGCTGGCCGTACAGCTGGCCCGGGGGCAGAGCCTGTCTGAATCGGGCATCTTTACCATGACTACCCTGGCCATTGACTTCGGCATGCTCTCCCTGGGCGCCAGCTCTGCCTTCATCTGGATGGTCAACCCCTATGCCGTGGTGCTGGTCCTTTTCGTGGCCTATCTGCTCTACCGGGTCATCCGGCTCCCGGCCCTCCAGCGCCAGACGGAACTGGATCCCAAGACCGGCCTGTTCAACGCCCGCTATCTGGATTCCTACCTGGCCCGGGAACTGGAGCGTGCCCGTTCCCTCAGCCGGCCCCTGAGCATTGTCATGGCGGATCTGGACCTGTTGCGGGAAATCAACAACTCCTACGGCCATCTAGCCGGTGACGAGGTGTTGAAGAAGGTGGCCCAGATCCTCCAGGCTTCGGCCCGGGATGTGGACGTGGTGGCCCGCTTCGGTGGCGAAGAGTTCGCCATTTTGATGCCCGGCACCACCGCGGATCAGGCGTTCATCCAGGTGGAGGCCATGCGCAAGGCCATCGAGGCGGCGGAATTCACCATCTCCACCCATCCGGCCCCCATCAAGGCCACCATGAGCTTTGGCATCGCGACCCGCAACCCGACCGACGAGCTTTCGGCCGAGGAGTTGATCCACCAGGCTGATCTGGCGGTCTACCAGGCCAAGCACTTTGGGCGTAATCGAACCATTGTTTTTGGGGAAGAGCCGCTCCCCACCCACACTTTGTTGGGTGTCATGGGCGGCGTATCCGAAGGCACGGAGTCCACAGAAACGGCATCGGAGCCGGAACCGTGGCCGCATTCCTCCTTCCTGCACTCGCCCCTCTTTACCCGCCAGGAACAACAGGAAAGGGCCGGCCAGGGCTGGCATCGGACCGGTCGGCCGGAAGGTTCGCCTTCTGCAGAGATGGACAGTGAAGAGGCGGATGGCGAAAAGGCCCCCAGTTTTACGCCATCTGCCCGGCTGCTCAACGTTTTTGTCGCCGGCACGGCTGCGGTGGCCGGCCTGTTGATCATTTTCTTCCTGCGGGAAGCCGGCGCGCCCGACTGGGTAGGGTTATTGGTCTTCGGGCTGCTGGCGGTGCTGTTGGAGGGGATGGCCACCGACATCTACGCCAAAGACACCTCCGTATCCACGTCGGTTGCCCCCCTGATTGCCGGAAGCCTGGCCTTCGGGCCCTATGGCGCCATCCTGCTCAGCCTGGTCATCACGGCGGTGGCCTACATCAAGCACGGCGCCAGGTGGAGCCGACTGATCTTCAACTTCAGCAACCATACCATTGCCAGCCTGCTTACCATCTGGCTGGTCTCTCTGCTGGGTCGCCCCCTGGCCACCTGGCCGCTGCCCATCCAGCTGGGAATGACCCTATTGGCCTCCTGCCTGGTCTACATATCGACCACCGGGCTCGTGGCCGTCGCGGTGAGCCTCAACACCGGCCATCCGGTCAAACGCATCTGGATGGAACGTTTCCGCTGGCTGGGGCCCAACTATCTGGTCCTGGGGTTGGTGGCCTATGCCCTCATCTTCAGCTACGCCACCGCAGGCCCCTCGGGCACGTTGATCATCCTGGTGCCCCTGCTCATGCTGCAGATCAGCCAGCGGCAGTACATTGAAACCACCAAGGCCATGATCGCCCGGCTCCGGGAGATCAACAGCCAGCTTCGCAAGCAGACAGAACAGGTCCTCACTTTGAACGAAGACCTGCTGCTGGCCCTGGCCCGCTCCATCGACCTGCGGGATCCATACGTTCTGGAGCACTCCATGCATGTGGCCCGCTATGCCGCGCTGATCGCTGAAACCCTGGGCCTACCGCCGGAGCGGGTGGAACTGGTGCGCAAGGCAGGGCTCGTCCACGACATCGGCAAGCTGGCCATTCCCGAGGCCATCCTCTTCAAGCCGGATCGCCTGACGCCAGAAGAGTATCGCATTGTCAAAGATCACGTGACCATCGGCGCAGATCTGTTGAAGGAATTTCAGGCCCTCCACCAGCTGGTTCCCTTTGTGCGCCACCACCATGAACGCTATGACGGCACCGGCTATCCCGACCGCCTGGCTGGCGAGGAAATCCCGCTGGAGGCCCGCATTCTGGGGCTGGCCGATGCGGTGGAGGCCATGGCCTCGGATCGGCCTTACCGCCGCGGCATGAGCGTAGAGGAGATCCTGGCTGAGGTGGAGCGGCATCAGGGCACCCAGTTCGATCCACAGGTAGTCCAGGCGTTCCGCAAGCTGGTGGAAACCCACGGCCCCGATCTGGTGGTCAACTCGGCCAACACGGCCTACGCCCGGACCGGGGAACCCATTCGGCAGCCATGGGATGAACCCTATCTGATGGATATGATGA